One genomic window of Camelina sativa cultivar DH55 chromosome 5, Cs, whole genome shotgun sequence includes the following:
- the LOC104787020 gene encoding protein FAR1-RELATED SEQUENCE 3-like codes for MIRRFNLNDGGARAQSVADLNLPRMALHRDDGAPENMVALPCLKSMTWMMESKNTMPGGRVAVINLKLHDYRKFPSADMEVKFQLSSVTLEPMLSSMAYISKQLSSPANRVAVINLKLQDTETTTGESEVKFQVSRDTLGAMLRSMDYIREQLSIVGELQTEPQAKKQRKXERERERERERERERERERERERERNNHEKKKTSYNLRNMLVNLIRVSSVLSL; via the exons ATGATACGCAGATTTAACCTTAATGATGGTGGGGCCAGAGCTCAATCTGTTGCTGATCTGAATCTGCCGCGTATGGCACTTCACCGAGACGATGGTGCTCCTGAGAATATG GTAGCTCTTCCTTGTCTTAAATCAATGACTTGGATGATGGAGAGTAAAAATACAATGCCGGGTGGTAGAGTTGCTGTTATCAATTTAAAG TTGCACGATTACAGAAAGTTTCCCTCAGCGGATATGGAGGTCAAATTTCAGCTGTCTAGCGTCACACTTGAACCCATGTTAAGTTCCATGGCTTACATTAGCAAGCAACTCTCATCTCCAGCCAATAGAGTAGCTGTCATCAATTTGAAG CTTCAAGATACTGAGACAACAACAGGAGAATCAGAGGTCAAATTTCAGGTGTCCCGTGATACACTAGGTGCCATGTTGAGATCGATGGACTATATCCGTGAGCAGCTTTCTATCGTT GGAGAGCTACAGACAGAACCTCAAGCAAAGAAGCAACGCAAGTGNgagagagagagagagagagagagagagagagagagagagagagagagagagagagagagagagagagagagaaacaaccacgagaaaaaaaaaacttcttataACTTGAGGAACATGCTTGTTAACCTCATTAGGGTTTCATCTGTACTATCTCTGTGA
- the LOC104787019 gene encoding serrate RNA effector molecule-like has translation MADVTLPPSDSVDNRLPEKSTSSSPPPSSSLPQQEQEHEQQQPPQRRDRDSRERRDDRDLERPPNRRDRDRSPLPPPRRDYKRRPSLSPPPPYRDRRHSPPPPMRRSPPHKRYRRDDNGYDARRGSPRGGYGPPDRRFGYEYGGGYDREMGGRPNYGDERPHGRFMGRHQEWEGGRGGYGDASNSGNNQRDGLMSYKQFIQELEDDILPSEAERRYQEYKAEYITTQKRAYFNTHKEEEWLKNKYHPTNLLSVIERRNDLARKVAKDLLLDLQSGALDLGPAVTALNKSSQTSEQNSEDESAGGKRKRHDRVGAKEADLSAAPKAPSFTSDPKRILTDIEQAQALVRKLDSEKRIEENLLSGSESEKTDREKLHSGSTGPVIIIRGLTSVKGLEGVELLDTLVTYLWRVHGVDYYGKVETNEAKGLRHVRAEGKVSDAKGDESESKFDSHWQERLKGQDPLEVMAAKEKIDAAATEALDPHVRKIRDEKYGWKYGCGAKGCTKLFHAAEFVYKHLKLKHTELVTELTTKVREELYFQNYMNDPNAPGGQPATQQSGPRDRPMRRKPGMENRLRDDRGGRRERDGRNNGNDRNDRSEDQQRGDGDGPDGGNPGEGGYDAFGGQAGVHVPPFLSDINPPPMLMPVPGAGPLGPFVPAPPEVAMQMFRDPSGPNPPFEGSGRGGPAPFLLSPAFRQDPRRLRSYQDLDAPEEEVTVIDYRSL, from the exons ATGGCCGATGTGACTCTTCCTCCGTCTGATTCCGTCGATAACCGCCTCCCTGAGAAATCGACCTCTTCCTCACCACCGCCTTCTTCCTCTCTGCCGCAACAAGAGCAGGAACATGAACAGCAGCAACCTCCACAACGCCGTGACAGAGATTCACGAGAGCGGCGTGACGACAGAGACCTCGAACGTCCGCCTAATCGCCGTGACCGTGACCGTTCTCCTCTCCCACCGCCTCGTAGGGATTACAAGAGACGGCCTAGCTTGAGTCCTCCGCCACCGTACAGAGATAGGCGgcactctcctcctcctcccatgCGCCGCTCGCCTCCTCATAAGCGTTATCGGAGGGATGATAATGGCTATGATGCTCGCCGTGGCAGTCCTCGTGGTGGCTATGGGCCTCCCGATAGAAG atttggatatgaatatggtGGAGGATATGATCGTGAAATGGGTGGGAGACCTAATTATGGTGATGAAAGGCCTCATGGCCGCTTTATGGGTCGCCATCAGG AATGGGAGGGAGGTCGTGGAGGGTATGGTGATGCTTCCAACAGTGGAAATAATCAAAG GGATGGATTGATGTCATACAAACAATTTATCCAGGAGTTAGAAGATGATATATTGCCATCTGAAGCTGAACGCAG ATATCAAGAATACAAGGCAGAGTATATCACAACACAGAAACGTGCCTATTTTAACAcccacaaagaagaagaatg GTTGAAAAATAAGTATCATCCAACAAATTTACTCTCTGTCATAGAAAG gagGAATGACCTTGCACGAAAAGTAGCAAAGGATTTATTACTTGATTTGCAGAGCGGGGCGCTAGATTT AGGTCCTGCAGTGACAGCATTGAATAAATCTAGCCAGACCAGTGAGCAAAATTCTGAGGATGAATCAGCTGgtggtaaaagaaaaagacatgatAGGGTGGGAGCTAAAGAGGCTGACCTTTCAGCTGCACCAAAAGCACCCAGTTTCACTTCTGATCCAAAGAGAATCCTAACTGACATTGAACAAGCACAAGCACTTGTGCGTAAGCTAGACTCTGAGAAACGAATTGAGGAGAATCTTTTATCAGGTTCAGAATCTGAAAAAACAGATAGAGAGAAGTTACATAGTGGTTCAACTGGTCCAGTTATAATCATTAGGGGGTTGACATCTGTGAAAGGCCTTGAGGGTGTTGAATTGCTCGACACACTTGTCACATATCTCTGGCGTGTTCATGGTGTGGACTATTATGGAAAGGTTGAAACAAATGAAGCTAAGGGTCTGCGGCATGTGAGAGCTGAAGGTAAAGTTTCTGATGCAAAAGGAGATGAGAGTGAAAGTAAATTTGACTCTCATTGGCAAGAGAGGTTGAAAGGTCAAGATCCCTTGGAAGTGATGGCTGCTAAAGAGAAAATAGATGCTGCGGCTACTGAAGCTTTAGATCCACATGTCcgaaagattagagatgagaAGTATGGTTGGAAATATGGTTGTGGGGCCAAGGGTTGCACAAAGCTGTTTCATGCTGCTGAATTTGTGTACAAACATCTCAAGCTGAAACACACTGAGCTTGTCACAGAGCTGACTACCAAAGTTCGGGAAGAACTGTATTTTCAGAACTATATGAA TGATCCTAATGCTCCAGGAGGACAACCAGCTACTCAGCAATCTGGCCCG AGAGATAGACCTATGAGACGTAAACCAGGTATGGAGAACAGACTTAGGGATGACCGAGGTGGACGCAGAGAACGAGACGGACGTAACAATGGAAATGACAGAAATGATCGGTCAGAGGATCAACAGAGAGGTGATGGTGATGGTCCTGATGGTGGAAATCCTGGGGAAGGTGGGTACGATGCATTTGGTGGACAAGCAGGTGTTCATGTTCCTCCCTTCTTATCGGATATAAACCCACCACCAATGCTGATGCCTGTTCCCGGTGCCGG ACCACTGGGACCATTTGTACCAGCACCACCTGAAGTTGCGATGCAGATGTTCAGGGACCCAAGTGGACCCAACCCTCCTTTTGAAGGTAGCGGCAGAGGTGGACCCgctccttttcttttgtctccGGCCTTCCGACAGGATCCTAGACGGCTACGCAG CTACCAAGACCTAGATGCTCCAGAGGAAGAGGTGACCGTTATTGATTACAGGAGCTTGTAG
- the LOC104787023 gene encoding uncharacterized protein LOC104787023 isoform X1: MNTKTQNSISLAWTMGASTSRIDEDKALQLCRERKKFVQQALDGRCLLAAAHVSYVQSLKSTGTALRKFAETEVPVESSLYTSTSATPEQPLALIEKSVSHLSYSPPPASHSHSHHDTYSPPPSPPSTSPFQVNHMKFRGSSSKKVEEKPPVSIVATVTSSSSPQTRSMEKLEPTRFDESSTMPPEAPWDYFGLSHPIDNQLSSSHVGNGHVSRSVKGEDETPEVEDDGENFSFQEREASRDSDDDEFDEPTSDTLVRSFENFNRVHRDHSALPQREGVESEFSDAEKSRTPELSPPVTPLTATPVNKTPHKGDHTENKLPPRDFLSSMREIELLFVKASETGKEVPRMLEANKLHFRPIVPSKENGSGASSLFKTCLSCGEDPKDVPEEPAQNSVKYLTWHRTDSSRSSSSRNPLGGMNSDDVEELNSNIFENICMIAGSHASTLDRLYAWERKLYDEVKGSQTVRREYDEKCRILRELESEGKGSQRTDKTRAVVKDLHSRIRVAIHRIDSISRRIEELRDKELQPQLEELIEGLSRMWEVMLECHKVQFQLIKACYRGGNIKLNMQSEVHRQVTSHLEDELSALASSFTKWITGQKSYIKAINEWLVKCVALTQKSSKRKRRGAPQLQLRNYGPPIYATCDIWLEKHEELPTKEVSSSIKALASDVARFLPRQEKSRTKKHRSGENKNDLTAHMLPDETVEDRGPGFDRFRTSLEGFVGQLNQFAESSVNMYEELKKGINDAKNNYEHLKKAYSQGK, from the exons ATGAACACAAAAACGCAGAATTCAATTTCCCTTG CTTGGACAATGGGTGCATCAACATCCAGAATAGATGAAGATAAAGCCTTGCAGCTATGtcgggaaagaaaaaaatttgtccaACAAGCACTTGATGGAAGATGTTTGTTAGCTGCTGCTCACGTTTCATACGTTCAGTCTCTTAAGAGTACCGGAACTGCCCTCAGGAAATTTGCTGAGACTGAAGTTCCAGTTGAATCTTCCTTGTACACGTCCACTAGTGCAACACCAGAACAACCTCTTGCCTTAATCGAGAAATCAGTTTCTCATTTGTCATACTCTCCTCCACCTGCTTCGCATTCGCATTCCCATCATGACACGTATTCACCTCCTCCGTCGCCTCCTAGTACCAGTCCGTTCCAGGTTAATCATATGAAATTCAGAGGGTCTTCTTCAAAAAAAGTGGAAGAGAAACCTCCGGTTTCTATTGTTGCCACTGTAACCTCATCGAGTAGTCCACAAACCAGGTCTATGGAAAAGCTGGAACCAACCCGATTTGATGAATCTTCTACCATGCCACCTGAAGCACCTTGGGATTATTTTGGTCTTTCTCATCCGATCGACAaccagctttcttcttctcatgttGGGAATGGTCATGTGTCGAGATCCGTGAAGGGAGAAGATGAAACTCCAGAGGTGGAGGATGATGGtgagaatttttcttttcaagaaagGGAAGCGTCCAGAGATTcggatgatgatgagtttgatgaaCCCACAAGTGATACACTTGTCAGAAGCTTTGAAAACTTCAATAGAGTGCACCGTGATCACAGTGCTTTGCCTCAAAGAGAGGGAGTTGAAAGCGAGTTCTCTGACGCTGAGAAAAGTAGAACTCCTGAGTTATCACCACCAGTGACGCCTTTAACAGCCACTCCAGTGAACAAAACACCACACAAGGGAGATCACACCGAGAACAAGCTTCCTCCCAGGGACTTCTTGTCAAGCATGAGAGAGATAGAGTTGCTCTTTGTTAAAGCTTCAGAGACTGGAAAAGAGGTTCCTAGGATGCTTGAAGCCAATAAGTTGCATTTCCGTCCAATAGTTCCGTCAAAAGAAA ATGGCTCCGGTGCATCATCACTGTTCAAAACCTGTCTCTCTTGTGGGGAAGATCCCAAAGATGTACCAGAAG AGCCTGCTCAGAACTCGGTGAAATACTTGACCTGGCATAGGACTGACTCTTCACGATCCTCATCTTCTCGGAATCCTCTTGGAGGAATGAATTCTGATGATGTGGAAGAGCTCAATAGCAATATCTTTGAAAATATTTGCATGATTGCTGGAAGCCATGCCTCAACGCTAGACAGACTATATGCATGGGAGCGGAAACTCTATGATGAAGTTAAG GGGAGTCAGACTGTGCGGAGAGAGTATGACGAAAAGTGCAGAATTTTGAGAGAACTTGAATCAGAAGGTAAaggttcacaaagaacagacaAGACACGTGCAGTTGTGAAAGACCTTCACTCCAGAATCAGAGTGGCGATTCACAGGATCGACTCCATATCAAGACGGATTGAAGAACTCCGTGACAAAGAGCTCCAGCCTCAACTTGAGGAACTCATTGAAGG GTTGAGTCGTATGTGGGAAGTAATGTTAGAATGCCACAAGGTTCAGTTTCAGTTAATCAAAGCGTGTTACAGAGGCGGAAACATTAAACTCAACATGCAGTCGGAGGTGCACAGACAAGTAACATCTCACCTTGAAGATGAACTCAGCGCGTTGGCCTCAAGCTTCACCAAGTGGATCACAGGCCAGAAATCATATATTAAAGCGATAAATGAGTGGCTGGTGAAATGTGTCGCCTTAACACAAAAATCCTCCAAACGAAAAAGGCGTGGTGCGCCACAGCTGCAACTGAGAAACTATGGTCCTCCCATTTATGCAACCTGTGACATCTGGCTAGAAAAACACGAAGAATTGCCTACCAAAGAGGTTTCGAGCTCCATTAAAGCACTTGCATCTGATGTCGCCAGGTTCTTGCCACGTCAGGAAAAGAGTCGCACCAAGAAACATCGGTCTGGTGAGAACAAAAACGATCTGACAGCTCACATGTTGCCAGATGAGACAGTGGAGGATCGAGGTCCGGGATTTGATCGGTTTAGGACAAGCTTGGAAGGATTTGTTGGACAACTCAACCAGTTTGCAGAATCATCAGTGAACATGTATGAGGAACTTAAGAAAGGAATCAACGATGCCAAGAACAACTACGAGCACTTGAAGAAGGCTTATTCACAAggaaaatga
- the LOC104787023 gene encoding uncharacterized protein LOC104787023 isoform X2, translating into MGASTSRIDEDKALQLCRERKKFVQQALDGRCLLAAAHVSYVQSLKSTGTALRKFAETEVPVESSLYTSTSATPEQPLALIEKSVSHLSYSPPPASHSHSHHDTYSPPPSPPSTSPFQVNHMKFRGSSSKKVEEKPPVSIVATVTSSSSPQTRSMEKLEPTRFDESSTMPPEAPWDYFGLSHPIDNQLSSSHVGNGHVSRSVKGEDETPEVEDDGENFSFQEREASRDSDDDEFDEPTSDTLVRSFENFNRVHRDHSALPQREGVESEFSDAEKSRTPELSPPVTPLTATPVNKTPHKGDHTENKLPPRDFLSSMREIELLFVKASETGKEVPRMLEANKLHFRPIVPSKENGSGASSLFKTCLSCGEDPKDVPEEPAQNSVKYLTWHRTDSSRSSSSRNPLGGMNSDDVEELNSNIFENICMIAGSHASTLDRLYAWERKLYDEVKGSQTVRREYDEKCRILRELESEGKGSQRTDKTRAVVKDLHSRIRVAIHRIDSISRRIEELRDKELQPQLEELIEGLSRMWEVMLECHKVQFQLIKACYRGGNIKLNMQSEVHRQVTSHLEDELSALASSFTKWITGQKSYIKAINEWLVKCVALTQKSSKRKRRGAPQLQLRNYGPPIYATCDIWLEKHEELPTKEVSSSIKALASDVARFLPRQEKSRTKKHRSGENKNDLTAHMLPDETVEDRGPGFDRFRTSLEGFVGQLNQFAESSVNMYEELKKGINDAKNNYEHLKKAYSQGK; encoded by the exons ATGGGTGCATCAACATCCAGAATAGATGAAGATAAAGCCTTGCAGCTATGtcgggaaagaaaaaaatttgtccaACAAGCACTTGATGGAAGATGTTTGTTAGCTGCTGCTCACGTTTCATACGTTCAGTCTCTTAAGAGTACCGGAACTGCCCTCAGGAAATTTGCTGAGACTGAAGTTCCAGTTGAATCTTCCTTGTACACGTCCACTAGTGCAACACCAGAACAACCTCTTGCCTTAATCGAGAAATCAGTTTCTCATTTGTCATACTCTCCTCCACCTGCTTCGCATTCGCATTCCCATCATGACACGTATTCACCTCCTCCGTCGCCTCCTAGTACCAGTCCGTTCCAGGTTAATCATATGAAATTCAGAGGGTCTTCTTCAAAAAAAGTGGAAGAGAAACCTCCGGTTTCTATTGTTGCCACTGTAACCTCATCGAGTAGTCCACAAACCAGGTCTATGGAAAAGCTGGAACCAACCCGATTTGATGAATCTTCTACCATGCCACCTGAAGCACCTTGGGATTATTTTGGTCTTTCTCATCCGATCGACAaccagctttcttcttctcatgttGGGAATGGTCATGTGTCGAGATCCGTGAAGGGAGAAGATGAAACTCCAGAGGTGGAGGATGATGGtgagaatttttcttttcaagaaagGGAAGCGTCCAGAGATTcggatgatgatgagtttgatgaaCCCACAAGTGATACACTTGTCAGAAGCTTTGAAAACTTCAATAGAGTGCACCGTGATCACAGTGCTTTGCCTCAAAGAGAGGGAGTTGAAAGCGAGTTCTCTGACGCTGAGAAAAGTAGAACTCCTGAGTTATCACCACCAGTGACGCCTTTAACAGCCACTCCAGTGAACAAAACACCACACAAGGGAGATCACACCGAGAACAAGCTTCCTCCCAGGGACTTCTTGTCAAGCATGAGAGAGATAGAGTTGCTCTTTGTTAAAGCTTCAGAGACTGGAAAAGAGGTTCCTAGGATGCTTGAAGCCAATAAGTTGCATTTCCGTCCAATAGTTCCGTCAAAAGAAA ATGGCTCCGGTGCATCATCACTGTTCAAAACCTGTCTCTCTTGTGGGGAAGATCCCAAAGATGTACCAGAAG AGCCTGCTCAGAACTCGGTGAAATACTTGACCTGGCATAGGACTGACTCTTCACGATCCTCATCTTCTCGGAATCCTCTTGGAGGAATGAATTCTGATGATGTGGAAGAGCTCAATAGCAATATCTTTGAAAATATTTGCATGATTGCTGGAAGCCATGCCTCAACGCTAGACAGACTATATGCATGGGAGCGGAAACTCTATGATGAAGTTAAG GGGAGTCAGACTGTGCGGAGAGAGTATGACGAAAAGTGCAGAATTTTGAGAGAACTTGAATCAGAAGGTAAaggttcacaaagaacagacaAGACACGTGCAGTTGTGAAAGACCTTCACTCCAGAATCAGAGTGGCGATTCACAGGATCGACTCCATATCAAGACGGATTGAAGAACTCCGTGACAAAGAGCTCCAGCCTCAACTTGAGGAACTCATTGAAGG GTTGAGTCGTATGTGGGAAGTAATGTTAGAATGCCACAAGGTTCAGTTTCAGTTAATCAAAGCGTGTTACAGAGGCGGAAACATTAAACTCAACATGCAGTCGGAGGTGCACAGACAAGTAACATCTCACCTTGAAGATGAACTCAGCGCGTTGGCCTCAAGCTTCACCAAGTGGATCACAGGCCAGAAATCATATATTAAAGCGATAAATGAGTGGCTGGTGAAATGTGTCGCCTTAACACAAAAATCCTCCAAACGAAAAAGGCGTGGTGCGCCACAGCTGCAACTGAGAAACTATGGTCCTCCCATTTATGCAACCTGTGACATCTGGCTAGAAAAACACGAAGAATTGCCTACCAAAGAGGTTTCGAGCTCCATTAAAGCACTTGCATCTGATGTCGCCAGGTTCTTGCCACGTCAGGAAAAGAGTCGCACCAAGAAACATCGGTCTGGTGAGAACAAAAACGATCTGACAGCTCACATGTTGCCAGATGAGACAGTGGAGGATCGAGGTCCGGGATTTGATCGGTTTAGGACAAGCTTGGAAGGATTTGTTGGACAACTCAACCAGTTTGCAGAATCATCAGTGAACATGTATGAGGAACTTAAGAAAGGAATCAACGATGCCAAGAACAACTACGAGCACTTGAAGAAGGCTTATTCACAAggaaaatga